GCCGGAGCGTGCTCAGCCGCGGCCGGCGACCCACCGGGCGGTCGCTTCGGCAACCCGCCGGCCGAATGCCTTGCCGGTCTCGAGGTCGCCCGGCAGCGGGCCTTCGTCGGGCGTCGAATCGGCCGGCGACTGCGCGAGCAGGCCCGTCGAGCCGCCCAGGTAGTTGATGTCGTTGCGCGTGGCCGCCTTCGAGTTGGCCGGCATCAGGCTCGTGCCGACCCACACCATCCCATGCTGCATCGACAGCGTGACGAAATATTGAATCGTCGAGAACTTGTCGCCGTTCATCGTCGCGGAGTTCGTGAAGCCCGCGGCGATCTTGTCCTTCCATTTCTGCGTGAACCACGCTTTCGACGTCGCGTCGGCAAACTGCTTGAACTGCGCCGACGGGCCGCCCATGTAGGTCGGCGCGCCGAAGACGATCGCGTCGGCCGCGTCGAGCGCGGCCCAGCCCGCGTCGTCGACGTCGCCGACGGCGAGCAGGCGCACGGTAGCGCCGGCTTCCTGCGCGCCCGCGTGCACGGCCTCGGCCAGTTTCTGCGTGTGACCGTAGCCGCTGTGATAGACGATGACGATATTCGACATGAAGCGTTCTCCGGAAAGGAACGGGAACGGCGGACCGCAGGCTCGCCGCGTCACGCGTCGCCGGTGGGCGGCGCGACGGATGCGCGGCATGGCGCCGCGACCGGTGACGACGAGTCTAGCAAGCCGAAATGACGGGAAAGCAC
The nucleotide sequence above comes from Burkholderia sp. HI2500. Encoded proteins:
- a CDS encoding flavodoxin family protein, translated to MSNIVIVYHSGYGHTQKLAEAVHAGAQEAGATVRLLAVGDVDDAGWAALDAADAIVFGAPTYMGGPSAQFKQFADATSKAWFTQKWKDKIAAGFTNSATMNGDKFSTIQYFVTLSMQHGMVWVGTSLMPANSKAATRNDINYLGGSTGLLAQSPADSTPDEGPLPGDLETGKAFGRRVAEATARWVAGRG